A region of the Montipora foliosa isolate CH-2021 chromosome 8, ASM3666993v2, whole genome shotgun sequence genome:
ccataaataaatgttggtagaagaaaatactcaaaatttttgcattatagtttgcaactttttcaccgcaaaacattgccagtctagatgccggtctagattgGAAAATCCaaaccgcggtcaatatcgatttcagccaatcaaatttgtgaatttggtagttcccagtccttgtgagacagaaccATATAATAACACTCttaattaaattctcaacctcggataatgcatttcgcgtgatttgattggttcactcaatctcggctATCAGCTAAATTACCTTTagttagtttgaccttatatggtaaatgattgcgctaagcgttgctaaactaaaattttcttcgctggaaagcgaaatttttctttaaataaagccaaaaaagaaaagaaactttttttgtggaaagtttggatcaattgcgacgtttagaagtacgcgaaaaggcaagaaatgtttttgtgatgagcctacgtctgtctgaccacaatgTATTACGCTACATCGCATCTTTATCAAGTTTTcacgatttcgctaggattttctcgcttttttcgtacttccaaatttttgaagtttaaggaatttaataaaacaattattccatttgcacttgttggatatgagactggttatagccaacgcggcgctacgcgcctcgttggctatttaccatctcatatccaacgcgcgcccatggaataattgttaattattaaaaactggatcattggataatgcaattcgagagttttgaatGGCTAAgtcatcatgggttatgagccattataccatgatctacaaacacggcaagcatatgcgtgatttttttgggcctttttatttttattgttctctagttttctatatttattttgggggcgtttttaataaaacaattattccactcacgctcaaactttggcagaattaagttcagctcatcgcccgttcgcaagcaaaatgtcctTTAGTACAAACCaatacattaaacgaattaaagtGTTTTTGCTTTCGATATAATCTTATTAAcagagcttagtcagtctgtatgggagaatcttgacctcggtcgtgtgtataGACCTTACTGCATTCGGTCTGTattcacgacctcggtcaagatccccctatacagacctcctgctcggttaatgaGAGCTAATTACAGACCATTCATGTGACCTGAATAGCGTTTCTGTTGGCTGTTATTAAAGCAAATTCTCCTCTGTCTTCGACCTTTCGTTTCCGCCCTGAGTTTATGCGTTTACCGCCATGTCCGGATCCTCCGCtagacaccattttgaatttgtgattgctagtaacttgaaaaagtcaggctgactttttcaagtttcgatcaGCTACACGAGCATGAGCAGACCGTGACCGTGttcctttaattttaaaaatctcAAGTTGATCCCGCATTTTATGTTATAAAATTGCAGTCTAGAGCATGTTTGAGTCCTGATTCAATTCAAGGGTTGTGAAAATTTTGTATACAGTGCGAATTAGCCTCTCCAAAAGAGGGTCTCTAGCCTATTTCTCTAGATTTTGTGAATAGAATGACATAAATAGAATCAGCAATTGATTATTCGCCGTTCTTTGAAGACCTTTGGCGTTCCTTCTGTTTCACTGTGATTAAACCTTAACTCCAATTAGCGGaataatgagcaaaacaaatagtatttatttgtttttccaaCAAAATTCTTTGTATCCTCTTTCTCCAAAATTCTCTAAAAATGCATGGCCACCTACAGTGTTTATTGAATATTCTGATATCCGTAATTAAGATATACTAGGTGGTTCTGGGCTCCCCGGTTGTTCCGTCCTTAAGCCTAGCTCACACGTTGaacaaaaattcaaaagtgaGAGCAAATACAAGCAACGTTCAAACGTACAACAAAACTGGTATGATGCATGAACGAGCGCAGTTGTATCCCCAAGATGGCAGACGATGCTGACGCCATCTTGGGTTTCAACTGCAACCGAGGAAGCATGGAACCGGTCTTTTTATCTACTTTCGTTTGCGTTGCCCCGGTTCTCTACTCTAGCACAATTATTTCTTCCATTGTCGCTTCGGCTGGCCTGGCTGATGATGATTGTGTTGAAAAtaagaatgatgatgatgattatgtgATGATTATTTCTTGATAGGAAATGTCTTTCGCTGGCTCAGCAATTGCACAAGGACAATATGTTGGTCGCATCAACTGTTGGCATAAGTGGAAGCCAACGAATGATGAGCCTCTGTGGCTGCTTTTGTCAGGAGCAACAGATCCACCAGGGAACATAAAAATTTCTGAGAGGAGAACTCGGGATGCTCCTGGGGACAAAAACGGTGCTTTTCTAGCTGGAGTTAATAATGATCTATTCAATATGGAGAACGCCGTGAGACCTTATTTGCACAATATAGTGAGAGATCTTCAACTTACCAAGTCTCATGCACTAGCGAAAATTCGTGATTTATTTCATGTGTGCAAAATAAAGAAATCGAAACCTATGCTGTATTACACTGGACACGGAGAAGTGGGGACTGGCAACTGGTGTTTCCATGATGGGACAATCAGCATCCAAGAAATCCTTGACATGGTGCCAAAGAAAATGCTATATCCGATGATTTTTAGTGATGCCTGTTATAGCGGTCACTGGGCAGATTTTTGTTTTAGAGAGGGCATCGCTGGTTTCCACTGTCTCGCAGCATGCCCATTTTATTCCAAAGCTGTTGATACAAAAGGTATGTGAGTTGTTTAATTGAAATTGCCCTTTCTAACAACGGGTAAACAGCGGTTGGGAACTTAGCCCAAGGGTAGTAGCACTGCCTTGTCAGCCATTAGTAAGCAACGGACTGAATTCTGCTAATTTTGCTGTTTTGCCTCAGATGATTTCTCTATGTGACAGTCATAATGATTAATTATCACGCAATAAAACCTCCAGAGATAGAATGGCTGGACAAAACGAAGATTACTCGACCAGAAGAGCGCCCAGAGGAATCAAATTAACTATTGCAAAAATATCACAGACCTTTTAGCCGCGTACTATGATCATTTGACTATTTGTATTAATAAACTGTCTGCCATCGCGATTGGAAACTGACCTCTGAAACCTGGATTGAAGAGAAAATGAGTACCCTTCGGCAAAAGGCTTCTTGTGACGTTGGTATTCTCAAAAAAGAGGATTAATAATCATAGAGTGTTAAAGCAAAGTTGGAGGGTCTCAAAAAACGGAATAAAATATGCGGCGTACTTACAATTCTCTCTGAATTGTATGGTTGGATAGAGATGTTCACTGGATAAATCATCCAGTAAGCCAGTTATTCGGTGGAATGCTCTATCCACCTTTAAACCTTCTTGGCCAGGGTCCCTGTCAGAAAGTAATTTATTAGCCaataaaataccataatactctttgtgtatccgtccaaaattttgcataaggccattccctttttttttttttgttttcgtttagcgtcgaatgcgtttcctgttatttggtcggtcggtcggattgaaagaaaaaaactttacaAAAAATTAGTAACAAGAACGCTCGGAAAtaggaggcctggtaccccagcatcattgCTGTGGAGCCTGGAAACAACAGGACACAAACCCAAAatcaaaaattaagacaacatgggaaaaaggatcaaccaccggaAATCTTATGCCCGAACTCTTATGCGACGTAAAAATGGTTTAACTACGtcgttaatttatttttttgcttttttttttttttggaaaatgccaaaactttgggtcggtcggactaCGCTAAACGGACTAAACGGATAAAAAAAAGAGGAAGAGGATGGCCTAAGCTagggaccattataagtcccaagaaaaaataaaaacaatgcttatgcaacattttggaagcacaaacaaagagtattattatTACGTGTGGCGGGAATAACAAGATTCTCTCCAAGTTTGCCTTCACGATCACTTTGTTTCTTCAGATCGAGTGTAAAATTGAGCATTTTATCGTCTGATTCGGTGATAATGTGATGAAATTATTTCTCCAGGAACGGAATTAAAGTCTTAAAACATTTTACAGGAACGTTTCCCTGTAACTCCGAAAAGTTCCGGGCCTATTATTCGGTTGACACTCCCTATCGCTACCCTGAAAGTTCTTGAAACGAGAGACTTTTAGGACCCTTTTAggtgttaattttctttttgtttccttaaaAGAATATTAATCGCCATTGTTCAGAATAAGCAGAccacagtttaaaaaaaatactttccAAGTTCTAGAATTTATCTGGAGTCactgtaatatatagatttagccaagcctaacaGCGGAGCTTCCGtctctaaccccagaaagcaaattattttttgtgaGGCTGACTGAGGCTAACTGAAATCTTGCGGACGTGACTAGGAAACCTGTTAAAGTGCttgctttgatggtgttgaagtttaGTATCTTGTAACGATTATAGATAAGAACTACTCATTAACTGAGATGTGTCacgcaataagaaaaccatcgTTATGTTATACTAAATACGCCCTTAAGTATTTGGATTAATTTACCTCTCCTTAAGCTTACCTTTATCTcatgccttgaacgaggcatcaaggtctaatttcaataaaaacaaaagatgatctaaatggcggccattttggaataaggtgtatagcaaaaatctttacttatttaaaagtcaacctaaagcgtagtaaattcgctttcacagtcaaacaaagcagttcacaactggacatccatttcacacaacaagcctataaatgtgtttgttgaaatatgtcagaatctctgtcaacactgaactgcaaacgttttcaggtcTTCTtcgttttacaaaatatgtgaggcagtgaggcatatattaagaaggaaacattacctgaaagctaaccgttgtaaataagtgttttgtctctcgctctatttctctcatcttaacgttgattgaaattttcttttcttctccttcctcggcttatCTCAAGGATTTCTtcacttaaatttctcaaatttcgcgcctcttctctcgtgctccttctgctctttatcccgttgttCGCTGTTGTTCGTCACTagatgatttcccgccagaaaaaagCAGGTTGTCAATGCAACGCTACCACACGATTTCCTGcaaaggaaaattgcccgaacactcccgtccccagaggctgtcctgcctccccaccttcACCGCGACAGTCTGTATGGGCAGACTTACGTGACGTCACTGTACGGgcggacgtacgtgacgtcacaaccaaaatttctcgcatcaatAGATtacccaaaaaatcttacccaaggtgctccgctggcgcgcTTCGCGCCCCTGAGGTGGCTATGATGTCATAATCCGAGAACCAGCTCCTTTGAAAAAGGACTATAAAGAAgagcattttattaattttacgcTAACTGTCTTCATCGTGAAGGTTTCAAGTTCAATCTTTGGCGAGAGTTGGCAAACATAGCttcgatttttcttttctttttttaattttttaccatAGTGTCACTTTTTACATATGAATGTGTGATACAAGAGCGTCACTATGCCGTAATAATGTTCTTGTTTCTTCTAAACAGGGACCTTACGATCTCGGATATACcaagaaaacgttttttgaaATTTCGAGTTTATAGTACTTTtgagacatttaaaaaaatgattataGGTCTccgccaccatgttggtggacgacaacaaaagatctctcattagctcctttcgTTCGTCCACATccgcaattgtacattacatcattggttgcaaaccatctattgaTTATTCTAATTCTTTCAgcttataaaaataaaataaactatcCAGGAACTAAATTAGAATAAAGGGTGTGCAAatgaaaagtaaattaaatttacTAGATTTTTGTTTGCTCGAGTTTTCCCCAGTAAAACAGACTATTTTGCGGTATACTGACTGAAAGCAAAGAAAGTGGAAAAAGGATAAAGCTAGACATGAAAAGCTGAGAGAAAGATATTTTAAGAAAACCTAAGTTATATTTGCATATTTCGCCCAGTCGTCGcaatttaaaagtttttttttctttaatttgcctTTACTGATTGACGTAATCCCCTAGATATCCATGGCTTAAAAAGTTGCTTGGCCTAACGTTTAGTTAACTTAGTTAACTTAGTTTTGAGAGGAGTCTgcattttaattcattttttagACCAAGGTGGGGACTTAACATTGTTTATGACTGGAAAGAAACCACGTCCTAGTACTGAACCTATTTACAGTGGAGGAAGCCTCTACGATTTTCCAGTTAACAGCAAGTACAATCGTCAAACTTACACCGATTTAATCACTGGTTTTGTAGCAAATACTAAAAACATTTTGCTGTGGCAAAGTTTGCACGATGGATGCTTCAGTGGATGTTTCGGAACTTCTGACCTTTACAGCCGAACTCCTGCCTGCGCTTGGGGGATTCGATCAGACTATGAAAGCTTTGTCCAATCTGTCCACGAGATGGGGAACAAGGGATACGGTATATATTCCCTTGCATGTGACGAGCAATTTGGATTTGGCGTGTTTCTCATGAAAGATTTCGGCTCTTTCCAGTACATATTTCAGTTAGAATGGGAAACTATCCGAAAGAAGGCGAACGAGGGTTTTAAAATCACTGCATGTGCAACCCGAGGCTCGAAATTTTACGTTGTTATGACGAAGAACACAAAGGAATACAATGGCAAAGCACAGTCATGCTTCACAAAGAACTCATGTAGTGACGTTACGTCAAGAATCAAAATGGGTTACAACGAAGAGCAAGCGATAACTGGAATCTGTTATTCTGTTGGTCTTCACAAGTTCTTTGTGGTGATGACCAAGGAACCGTCAAAGTACCAGGTGTCTCGATGGTTCGATACCAGCTCTGACGCTGAAAAATGGATTGACGAAAACGTCAAAGGGGATCCAACTGGGATTGGATTTTATGTTGCAGCTGAAGGCAAATTTCTAGGTGTAGTCACTAAAGACAAAAACTTAAAGGTGACAAATGGGATTAAGAATTCCGCTTTGAAATAAGAGCGAAAACGTGTTTAAGATAATTGGGGTAGAGAAGTAAGTGGTAGAGAATCATTAGgcctttccttttaaaaatcAAGATATTTTGCTTCAGGTTTTATTGGGAGAACGAAGGAATtactagcctgttccaggctcccagatggtaggaaaagagaaaaaaatgcgtgcgaaaaatgagtgggggctTGAGTCGACCCaagattgtggtcaaaggcgcaaggaattgcGGTTATGCGCGAATGCAGAAATTAAGATGGGCGGGAAGATCTTGTTACACAGAAGATTGGAACTCTTACAGTTCCCTACTAACAGAggtttcttttgcgttcgctgggctgacgcaaggcaaaaattaaagagacctctgctagcagggaattaGAACAGAAGCTTACAGTCCGCTCTGTTCTTCTCGTTCATTTCGCCTCTTCGATGCTCCTTTTTTTATTATCGGTATAAACCTTATCGTATACTGCTCAACTATGGCAGGATATTCCTGCATACCTTTTTGAAACTATTGATTTTACACAAAGAAGAGATTTAAGATCTCCGATAGGCGTCACATGAGTAGAATTTAACTTGGTCTGAGAAAATGATCACTGTAATTAGGAGTTCTAATCCTTCCCTCCCAGTCACAAGCCCctgcaggaacccatgacccggagcctacaactctactgtgttcgtgtcacggcgttttcacagaccgatttatttttagattgaattccccgctaatgagactcccacaggagcccgataaccaattacaagaaattaggCTGACgccatagggtcaccgaactggaactgcctttgttttttccggaaaagatagtgtaaaaatagattggtctgtaaaaatgccgttacataggctcAGTAGGGGAGCTGTatgctccgggtcatgggttcctggccaCTGGTAGTATGGGTTTTTTTGAGGGGATCAAACCGACTTTTTCCCTTAAGCCTggtttcactagcgacgcaagcacaagcacaagcataggTAGCTTGTGTTAAGTGAGAACgcacgtcgacataagcatcaaaagcAACCACGGCATTCgtcattttgttcaaattaatGCTCAGAAGCAGAGAATCtagaacgagtgctttaattggccagacgtggcaaatggtgtgttttgttttgacaCAACGCAAGctaacgcaagcataagcgcaagtgTGAGGAAAAGGAAATATTCTGATCCTTTGGCTTGAGCTTACTCTAAGACTTGcttcaaccccgttttcacggtaaaataagcgctcttatgcttgtaCTTGTGCTGGAGCCGTTAGTGGAAACGAGGCTTTGATCGTTATTTATCTCGGCTCTTTTACCGTGGTAAATGATCCTGTTACCACGAGAAACTGCATTTAGTGCGTGCCACCGACATTTCCCAACGTAAATATTAATTTCTCGTggtaaatttccatggatacctCAAAAAGATCAGACGAAGTGCCCACGATATTTAACGTGgtaagttggaagggtgtttcgatgcccgaggtacaagagcaAACCACGATGCTGATGAAGTCGTGATTAAATTTCCCTTCAATgaaattgcgtgagatttctttttactttggtaatcttcgtaacgtgtgaccgCTGGTTAACACGGTATATTAAAACtcaagtgtgaggcaccgcggAATAATTTACCATGGAGAATGTTATTCACCATGGTGTGTGTAACCGCACTTATTGTAGCTAGAAACATAACAAGGCGTGTATTCTCGTCATTCGAGTAACATTtgacaattattcttttcaatttcggtgaatagtggcagaatatatCCTCCCTGCTTCGCAGCTCGGTAGATATTCTCCCATTATTCACCTCGAAAAGAATAATTGAACTTTAAAAATACCATAGTTGTAGTCAGGCATAATaacaaaaagaattaaaagtttgtcgtcactgactaaaaaactttttatgaacgtTTCGGTTAAAATAATATAACCTTATTCAGCATAAAATGGCTCACGAATGTAGATGATGCTTAAAAGGAGCCGCGGAAACGTCACTTGGGCTTCATCAAGGGCCTTGTAAATGTCATGAATGTAAATGTGTTCATTAATGCCATTCGGTTCGTGAATTGAGTGCCACGCTtctaaaataatcttttttaCCTTTGGGAACAACGGTCAATAATCTTCACGTCGTCAAGGTCATattcatgattgttttttacTAGGTTGCCGTATAGCAAtgccagtcggaaaatgggtggcaTTGGTTgggtgtttctttttttttccgtgtcggaaaaagtctttcctgtcactcccctgctaagtggtgtctttgtgcatagagccttctgctcgtattttcttaggatagagagggtagtggaaatgcgtagatttctctggtggacatagtaaaatgataaacttaacctgcaatggcgtcgaaagtcatgtaacgcgaatggcgttttagtggatcttttaaacaaaatttacccttatggagctcaataatggaaagtcagttggataaactaggcaggcagtgaaacaaatacctggaatcgtaaaagcgacgagtaatgggttcgacaacaatctatcgcccgtcgagccgaaatcaaagtgagctgtatttctagtATTTTACCAAGAGTgcgctgttatgtagaacactgaaaccaaataaaaaattgtctggtataaaagcgacgaataatggacttcgacaacaatctttcgcccgtcgagcgaaatcaaagtgagctgtatttccaataatttatcacgagtgtagttttatgtacaacactgaaaccaaatggaaaattatctggtaacttatgggttcaacaaagtcaggtaaaaaaaatgattGGAAATGTgtcagtcaagaattatttgaaagaaagcttgtcgactattttgtgcatcattattcaaggaaaaggttcttcaggaaagggtttgaacctaaagtacatggtaatttgacacgattgagtttcttgtcttcacgcacgcaatgaaataggaagaggctttcgcctctaagagcaaatatattgtttgtttcaataaatttttcgctggaaaaggattctgtggtattttctccctttgtaaattacaatgtcatgttgtgtattgaattttcgagcttaaggttaaaatgtgatatgggagaattttttgtattgctctgtaagcaggaagggttcacgaaaataaacaggtctgttggaagcgtgcttgagtttcaacaaaatgagcc
Encoded here:
- the LOC137968005 gene encoding uncharacterized protein, whose product is MSFAGSAIAQGQYVGRINCWHKWKPTNDEPLWLLLSGATDPPGNIKISERRTRDAPGDKNGAFLAGVNNDLFNMENAVRPYLHNIVRDLQLTKSHALAKIRDLFHVCKIKKSKPMLYYTGHGEVGTGNWCFHDGTISIQEILDMVPKKMLYPMIFSDACYSGHWADFCFREGIAGFHCLAACPFYSKAVDTKDQGGDLTLFMTGKKPRPSTEPIYSGGSLYDFPVNSKYNRQTYTDLITGFVANTKNILLWQSLHDGCFSGCFGTSDLYSRTPACAWGIRSDYESFVQSVHEMGNKGYGIYSLACDEQFGFGVFLMKDFGSFQYIFQLEWETIRKKANEGFKITACATRGSKFYVVMTKNTKEYNGKAQSCFTKNSCSDVTSRIKMGYNEEQAITGICYSVGLHKFFVVMTKEPSKYQVSRWFDTSSDAEKWIDENVKGDPTGIGFYVAAEGKFLGVVTKDKNLKVTNGIKNSALK